In Euphorbia lathyris chromosome 9, ddEupLath1.1, whole genome shotgun sequence, the following are encoded in one genomic region:
- the LOC136205850 gene encoding inactive glucose-6-phosphate 1-dehydrogenase 4, chloroplastic — MAMPFSHLSMPLSASSGAGFSSRSFPVAFENISSVESSRLVLVGGAPSFFRRLCGLKLRIFKSLNLGKLSRDYRSAKEFRTIINQDKDHSTNHLQRNPIFTGQVSEEVPKINVLSDSIAGTTPGEGSSSSPDFLHYDSATEATYIESADSAPSLTQAHSLKFPIEGGKATSLCIAVIGATGELARGKIFPALFALYYSGFLPEDVAIFGYSRKDATDEDLRNIIASNLTCRIDHEANCGDKMEAFLSRTYYLNGGYDNIDGMSKLNARMEQIEGGHEANRIFYLSVPQEALVDVALSLADEAQTCRGWNRVIFEKPFGFDGQSSSQLTKTLLSKFEEKQLYRIDHLLGRNLIENLTVLRFSNLVFEPLWSRTYIRNVQIILSEDLSVQAGRYFDGYGIIRDIVHSHIFQTIALLAMEPPVSLDGEDIRNEKVKVLRSIRRLDPSDVILGQYKAISDDKVDVNLNSLTPTYFAAALYIDNARWDGVPFLIKTGMGLIKHRVEIRIQFNHVPGNLYRERIGHNIDMATNELILRDVPDEEILVKINNKIPGLGLQLDASELNLLYKDRYDVEVPDSYEHLLLDVIDGDNHLFMRSDELAAAWNILTPVLNEIDKKNIAPELYELGGRGPIGAYYLWAKHGVRWADD; from the exons GTTGCCTTTGAGAACATTTCTTCGGTAGAAAGTAGCAGACTTGTGCTTGTTGGAGGAGCTCCCAGTTTCTTCCGGAGGCTCTGTGGCTTAAAGCTGCGAATATTTAAGAGCCTTAACCTTGGAAAGCTGAGTAGAGATTATAGATCTGCAAAGGAATTCAGGACTATAATAAATCAAGATAAGGATCATTCAACAAATCATTTACAAAGAAATCCAATATTTACAGGACAAGTTTCTGAAGAAGTCCCAAAAATAAATGTTCTCAGTG ATTCTATTGCTGGAACAACACCTGGAGaaggttcttcttcttcacccGATTTTCTTCATTATGATTCTGCAACTGAAGCTACTTACATAGAGTCTGCAGACTCTGCTCCATCTCTAACACAAGCACATTCTTTGAAGTTTCCAATTGAAGGTGGTAAAGCTACTTCTCTCTGCATTGCTGTCATAGGAGCTACGGGTGAGCTGGCTAGGGGGAAAATTTTTCCAGCATTATTTGCTCTGTATTACAGTGGTTTTTTGCCTGAG GATGTAGCTATATTTGGTTATTCAAGGAAAGATGCAACAGATGAAGATCTGAGAAACATAATAGCTTCAAATTTGACTTGCCGCATTGATCATGA AGCAAACTGTGGAGACAAAATGGAGGCTTTTCTTAGTAGGACATACTACCTTAATGGAGGCTATGATAACATAGATGGCATGTCCAAGCTAAATGCCAGAATGGAGCAAATTGAG GGTGGACATGAAGCAAACAGGATATTCTACCTTTCTGTGCCACAAGAAGCACTTGTTGATGTTGCATTATCTCTTGCTGATGAAGCTCAAACCTGTAGGGGTTGGAATCGTGTAATATTTGAGAAACCTTTTGGGTTTGATGGACAATCTTCGAGTCAATTGACCAAAACCCTGCTTTCTAAGTTTGAGGAGAAACAGCTATATAG GATAGATCATCTTTTGGGAAGAAACCTCATTGAGAACCTCACAGTATTGAGGTTTTCCAATCTAGTTTTTGAGCCATTGTGGAGCCGAACTTATATCCGTAATGTCCAG ATTATTTTATCAGAAGACCTCAGCGTACAGGCTGGAAGGTATTTTGATGGTTATGGGATCATTCGAGACATAGTGCATAGTCATATATTCCAGACAATTGCATTACTTGCAATGGAGCCACCAGTGAGCCTCGATGGTGAAGATATTCGAAACGAAAAG GTAAAGGTTCTAAGGTCAATTCGCAGATTGGATCCTAGCGATGTCATCCTTGGACAATATAAAGCCATTTCTGATGACAAGGTTGATGTAAACTTGAACAGTCTGACTCCGACCTATTTTGCTGCTGCATTATACATCGATAATGCACGCTGGGATGGCGTGCCTTTTCTGATCAAGACCGGCATGGGACTCATCAAACACAG AGTGGAGATACGTATACAATTCAATCATGTCCCTGGAAATCTTTACCGAGAACGAATTGGACATAACATTGATATGGCAACGAATGAACTGATTTTGCGTGATGTTCCTGATGAAGAGATATTGGTGAAAATCAACAACAAAATTCCTGGTCTAGGCTTGCAGTTAGATGCTTCTGAACTTAATCTTCTCTACAAGGACAG GTACGATGTGGAGGTTCCTGATTCATACGAGCATCTTCTTCTTGATGTTATTGATGGAGACAACCATCTGTTTATGAGAAGTGATGAACTTGCTGCTGCTTGGAACATTCTAACTCCTGTTCTTAATGAGATAGACAAGAAGAACATTGCGCCAGAGCTCTATGAACTCGGAGGTAGAGGTCCGATCGGGGCATACTATCTTTGGGCAAAACACGGGGTGCGATGGGCCGACGACTAA